In Mycolicibacterium gadium, the genomic window TGATTGCCCCGCTGACCGGCGTCGTCGTGGTGCTTGCCGGATGTGCGGCCGACGAGAACGCGGAGCCCGACGCCGCCGGACCGTGCGCAATCGTCGCCAACGGCACCCCGGCGCCCAAGGCCCCGGCCAGCTCGACCGTCACCACGTCCCGAAATATCTCCACCAATCCCGCAGTCGCGACCGGATACCGAAAGGACATGACCGCCGTCCGGACCAGCACCTACTCCGTGGCCACCGCCAATCCGCTCTCCACCCAAGCCGCATGTGAGGTTCTTCGCGACGGTGGCACGGCCGCCGACGCGCTGGTCGCCGCGCAGGCGGTGCTCGGTCTGGTCGAGCCGCAGTCGTCCGGCCTCGGCGGCGGCGGCTTCCTGCTGTACTACGACGCGGCGGCGGATTCGGTCCAGGCCTACGACGGCCGAGAGGTCGCACCGGCGGCGGCAACGGAGAACTACCTGCGCTGGATCTCCGACACCGACCGCACCGAACCCAAGCCCGATACCCGCGCATCCGGCCGTTCGATCGGGGTGCCTGGCATTGTGCTGCTTATGCAGGAGGTGCACGCCGAGCACGGGAAGACCGGTTGGCGCGACTTGTTCAGCCCTGCGGTCACCCTCGCCGACGACGGCTTCAAGATCAGCACGCGAATGGCGGCCGCCATCGCCGGCGCTGCCTCGCAACTGAAATTGGATCCGCAGGCGGCCGAATACTTCCTGAACCCTGACGGCAGCGCGAAGTCCGAAGGGACAGTCCTGACCAATCCCGCCTACGCAAAGACGTTGGGGGTCATCGCATCTGATCCGCAATCGTTTTACACCGGTGCGATCGCCGGCGATATCGCCGACGCGGTGGCCGACATCTCGGGCGGGCGCACCCCAGGCATGATGACCCGCGAAGACCTTGCCGGATACGCCGTCAAAATGCGCGAGGCGCTGTGTTCGCCATACCGCGGCAAGGTGATCTGCGGCATGCCGCCTCCCTCGTCCGGGGGCATCGCAGTCGCCTCCACGCTGGGCATCCTCGAACACTTCGCCATGGCGGGCCATAAGCCCACGGACATCGACCTCAACGGGGGCAGACCATCCGTGATGGGCGTCCACCTGATCTCCGAGGCGGAGCGGCTGGCCTACGCCGACCGGGACAAGTACGTGGCCGACACCGATTTCGTTCCGCTGCCCGGTGGCACGCCCAATACCTTGATCAACACTGACTACCTCGCGGGCCGCGCGGCACTGATCTCCGAGCAACGTTCGATGGGCACGGCGAAACCGGGAGAATTCGGCCCGCCGACGACCCCGGTGCCGCCGCCCCCGGAGCACGGAACAAGTCAGATCAGCATCATCGACGCGCGCGGAAACGCCGCATCGATGACCACGACGATCGAGTCGTCATTCGGCTCGTTCCACATGGTGGACGGCTTCATCCTCAACAACCAACTCACCGACTTCTCGGCCGAACCCACCGGACCCGACGGCGCTCCGGTCGCCAACCGAATCCAGCCCGGTAAGCGGCCGCGCAGCTCGATGGGACCCACGTTGGTCTTCGACGCGGCAGATCAGCCCGGAACGAGGGGTCCGCTATACGCGACGCTCGGATCGCCGGGCGGCTCGGTCATCATCCAGTTTGTGGTGAAAACCATTGTGGGAATGGTGGATTGGGGCCTGGACCCGCAGCAGGCGGTGTCCATGGTCGACTTCGGCGCGGCCAATACTCCGAAGACCAATGTCGGCGGTGAGCATCCCGTCATCGACACATCCGATAACGGCGACCACGACCCGCTCGTGGTCGGTCTGCGCAAACTCGGACATCAGGTCGACCTGGCCGATCAGACGAGCGGATTGTCCGCGATCATCCGCTACAACGACGGTTTCATTGGTGGCGCTGATCCTCGCCGTGAGGGGCTGGTGATGGGCGACACCAGATGACCGCCAAGGTCATCCGTTTCGCCGAGTCCGATTGGAGGGTCTTCGCCGCGATCCGGTTGCGGGCCCTGACCGACGCGCTCGGAGAGCAGGATCCGCAATACCAAAAGGAAGCCGGGTTCACCGCAGCGCAGTGGCGGCGACGGCTACGCAACCACGCGCAATTCGCGACGCTCGTCGACGGTCGCCCAGTCGGGTTGATCGCCGCACAGCAGGAGAATACGGACTCGGTGTATCTCTATTCGCTGTGGTTGGACCCGATCGTCCGTGGTCGGGGCCTGGCACGCCCGCTGGTGGCCGCAGCGGTGGACTGGGCGCGCAACGAAGGCGTCCAGACCATCACGCTGCGGGTCGCATCCGGCAATCTGGCGGCGCGCGCCGTTTACGAGAGCCTGGGTTTCAGGTTTGTCGCCGCGTCCGACAACGCCACAGCCCGAGACGAAGTCGCGATGACGCTCAGCGTGAGTTGATGCCCTTGTAGCGTGCGAGCAATTTACGAACGGTCTCCATCGCCTCGACTGCGCGTTCTTTGTCGACCGCCTGAATCGCCAGCACCGGAACGTACTCATCGTCTGGCAGATCCACCCGGGCCCAGCGAGCGCCGGGATGGAAGGACACGCCGACGACGTCCGCCCATCCAATCAGTCGATAGGTCAACAGGTTCCGTACCGCAATCCCCTGTGCACCAACCCGGACCCGCGGACGCGCGAACATCAGCACGAGCGCAGCGATGACGACACCGAGCAGAGCGATCGCCACTTGATCGGCAGTCTGGAAGATCACACCGGTCGACGCGATCTTCAGCAGTGCTCCGACGGTGACGTGCGCCGCCAGGATGAGCGCTGCTGCGCCGTACGCGAAATATGGTGTCAGATGAGGCCGTATCTCGACATCCCAGTCGCTCATGATCGCGGCCGCCGCAGGTCACGCAGCGTCATCGCGGTGGATATCGCCGCCGCTGCCGCCTGCGCACCCTTGTCCTCGGCCGAATCGGGCAGCCCGGCGCGATCCAGGGCCTGCTCCTCAGTGTTGGTGGTGAGCACGCCGTTGGCGACGGGGGTCGAAGCATCCAACGACACCCGGGTCAGACCCTGTGTGACTGCGTCGCAGACGTAGTCGAAGTGCGGTGTTTGCCCGCGGATCACGACGCCCAGCGCTACCACGGCATCGTGAGTGGCCGCCAATGCCTGTGCGACGACGGGGATTTCGATGGCACCCAGGACACGTACGACCGTCGGGTCGCTGATTCCGGCATCTGTGGCGATCTTGCGCGCACCGTCGAGCAGTGCGTCGCAAATGGTTCCATGCCACGTGCTGGCGACAATGGCCAGCGTCAGACCCGAGGCGTCGAGCTGAGGCAGATCGGGAACGCCTGCGCCTCCGCTCAATTCAGGACTCCGTTCCGGCTACTCACAGCGCTCCGCCGAGATCGCGCTCGGGTGCGGTGCGGTCACGATCACCCAGCAGGTACACACCCTCTTCGTACGAGTCCATGGTCACGGCCTCGTGGTACTCATCCAAACCGATGAGGTCGTGGCCCATCCGGTCGCGTTTGGTCATCAAATAGCGGATGTTCTCCGCGTTGGCGCGAACCGGCAGCGGAACACGCTCGATGATGTGCAGCCCGTAGCCGTCGAGGCCGACACGCTTGGCCGGGTTGTTGGTCAGCAGCCGCATTGACCGGACCCCGAGATCGACGAGGATCTGAGCACCGATGCCGTAGTCGCGCGCGTCGGCAGGCAGGCCGAGTTTCAGGTTGGCGTCGACGGTGTCCTCGCCGGCGTCCTGCAGCTGGTAGGCCTGCAGCTTGTGCATCAGGCCGATGCCGCGGCCTTCGTGACCGCGCATGTACAGCACGATGCCGCGACCTTCGCGGGCCACCATCGCCAGCGCGGCGTCCAGCTGCGGACCGCAATCGCAGCGTCGGGACCCGAACACGTCACCGGTGAGACATTCCGAGTGCACCCGAACGAGCACATCGTGCCCGTCACCATGCGGTCCCGCGATGTCGCCGCGCACCAGCGCCACGTGCTCGACATCTTCGTAGATGCTGCTGTATCCGACCGCACGGAACTCGCCGTGCCGTGTCGGGATGCGCGCCTCGGCGATGCGCTCGATGTGCTTCTCGTGCTTGCGACGCCACTCGATGAGGTCGGCGATCGAGATGAGCGCCAAGTCGTGCTCGTCGGCGAAGACCCTCAGCTCATCGGTCTGCGCCATGGCACCTTCGTCCTTTTGGCTGACGATCTCGCAGATCGCCCCGGCGGGCTGCAGACCGGCGAGCCTGGCCAGGTCGACCGCGGCCTCGGTGTGACCCGGACGGCGCAGCACGCCACCGTCTTTCGCGCGCAGCGGCACGACGTGGCCGGGGCGGGTGAAGTCGTCGGCGATGCTGGTGGGGTCGGCGAGCAACCGCATGGTGGTCGCGCGGTCCGAAGCCGAAATACCGGTTCCGACACCCTTTTTCGCGTCGACGGTCACGGTGTACGCGGTGCCGTGCTTGTCCTGATTGACCGCGAACATGGGCAGCAGGCCCAGCTTGTCGCAGACCGCGCCGTCGAGCGGGACGCACAAATAGCCGGAGGTGTAGCGCACCATGAAGGCCACCAGCTCGGGAGTCGCCTTCTCGGCGGCGAAAATCAGATCGCCTTCATTCTCGCGATCCTCGTCGTCGATGACCACCACGGCCTTACCCGCGGCGATGTCGGCGACCGCCCGCTCCACGGTGTCAAGCCTCGTCACCACATCAGTATGAACCACCCAGGCCGAAGTCTTATTCTCGCGCCCCTGACCTGGGTTTTCGGTCAATCTCCCGAGCCGTCGATCAGGCCGTCTTTGGCATCCAGCAGCCGCTCGACATACTTGGCGATGATGTCGACCTCCAGGTTGACCGAGGTGCCGACGCCGGCCCGTCCCAACGTCGTCAGCTCGAGCGTGGTGGGAATGAGCGAGATCTCGAACCAGTCGTGTCCGACGGCGGAGACCGTCAGCGACACACCGTCGACGGTGATGGAGCCCTTCTCGACCACATATCTGCTGAGGGCCATCGGCAGCGCGATCCGCACGACCTCCCAATGCTGCGCGGGTGTACGCGCGATGACGTGACCCGTTCCGTCGACGTGGCCCTGCACGATATGACCCCCGAGGCGGCTGTTGACCGCCGCCGCGCGCTCCAGATTCACCCGGCTCCCCACGCCGACACCGCGCAGGCTGGATCTGGCCAGCGTCTCGCCCATGACATCGGCAGTGAACGCACCGTCGGAACGCACCTCGACGACGGTGAGGCACACGCCGTTCACCGCAATCGAGTCGCCGTGCCCGGCGTCCGAGGTCACGATGGGCCCGCGGATGGCGAACCTGGCGAAGTCGCCCAGGTCTTCCTTGCCGACGATTTCGCCCATTTCTTCGACGATTCCGGTGAACACGCCGCCAGACTAATCCCCCGTTGAAGAAAGTCCAGCTCATCGGCCACTTCTGAGCTCCCGCGCGCGCCCGGCCCCCGTCTGCTGGTGAGCCCACCCACTACGATGCACTCATGCCGACCCGCCTCTTGGCGATCTTCGCCGCGCTATTTACTTCCGTCGCTCTGCTCGCAGGGTGCTCAAGCTCCGAGGACAACTCGAACCTGCCCGACGCCGCGACGCTGCTGCAGCAGTCCGCCGAGACCACCAAGAGCCAGACGAGCGCTCATCTTCTACTCACCGTGCAGGGCGAGATCGCGGCCCTCCCGATCGAGTCGCTTGAAGGCGATCTGACCCTCAAGCCCGCCGTCGCCGCGGAGGGCAAGGCCAACCTTTCGTTCCTGGGCACCCGCCTCGAGGGCGTCGGCTTCGTCGTCGTCGACGGCACCTTGTATGCCGCCATCACGGCAGGCACCTACCAGGACTTCGGGCCCGCCGCCGATGTATACGACGTGTCGGCGCTCCTGTCTCCCGAGAAGGGTGTGGGCAACGTCATATCCAATTTCTCCGATCCCAAGGCCGAGGGCCGCGAGACCATCAACGGCGTCAAGACGGTTCGTGTGACCGGAAAGATCAGCGTCGACGCCGTGAACGCGATCGCGCCGCAGCTCGCGGTGACCGAGCCAATCCCCGGCACGGCATGGATCGCCGAAGAAGGCGACCACGAACTGGTTCAGGTCAAAATGGAGCCCGCCCAGGGCCAATCCGTCACGATCACGATCTCTGACTGGGGCAAGCCGGTCACCGTCAACAAGCCGACGGTCTGATGCAGGCCTCGACCGAAACCGCGCAGCCGGTGACCGCCGGTCGGCGCATCGCGATCAGCGCGGGCAGCCTAGCGGTGCTGCTCGGTGCTCTCGACACCTATGTCGTGATCACGATCATTCGCGACATCATGAACGATGTCGGCATCGCGGTGAACCAGATCCAGCGGGTGACACCGATCGTCACCGTGTACCTGCTCGGCTACATCGCGGCGATGCCGCTGCTGGGCCGGGCATCCGACCGGTTCGGTCGAAAGATGTTGTTGCAGGTCAGCCTTGCCGGTTTCGCCGTCGGCTCTGTTGTGACGGCGATGTCGACGGATCTCGACATTCTCGTCATCGGGCGGTTGATCCAGGGCATTGCCAGCGGTGCGCTGCTCCCGGTCACGCTGGCGCTCGCCGCCGACCTGTGGTCGAGCCGCAAACGTGCCGCGGTGCTCGGCGGCGTCGGCGCCGCCCAGGAACTCGGCAGTGTGCTCGGACCCATCTACGGCATCCTGCTGCTCTGGGCGTTCGGCCATTGGCAGTCGGTGTTCTGGGTCAATGTGCCGCTCGCGCTCGTCGCCATGGTGATGATCCACTTCAGCCTGCCTGCTCGTCAGAAACCCGAGAATCCCGAGAAGATCGACGTCGTCGGCGGTCTGCTTCTCGCGTTGACCCTGGGCCTGGCGACCTGGGGCCTCTACAACCCCGCCCCGGACGGCAAAGAGGTATTGCCGCGCAACGGTGTCATTTTGCTCATCGGCGCTCTCATCGCGGCCGTGGCGTTCTTCGTGTGGGAGCGGTTCGCAAAAACCCGGCTGATCGAGCCCGCAGGCGTGCACTTCCGGCCGTTCCTCGCGGCGCTGGGCGCCTCGCTGGTCGCGGGCGCCGCCCTGATGGTGACGCTCGTCAACGTCGAGTTGTTCGGTCAGGGAGTGCTCGACAAGGACCAGATCGAGGCCGCCCTGCTGCTGCTGCGGTTCCTTGTCGCGCTGCCGATCGGGGCTCTGCTCGGCGGCTGGATCGCCACCAAGCTCGGCGACCGGATCGTCGCGTGCGTCGGGCTGTTGATCGCCGCGGGTGGCTACTACCTGGTCTCGGGTTGGCCCGCGGACGTGCTCTCGGCCCGTCATGACCTCGGCTTCATCTCGCTGCCGATGCTGGACACCGATCTCGCGATCGCCGGCCTGGGGTTGGGTCTGGTGATCGGCCCGCTGACGTCGGCGACCCTGCGGGTGGTTCCCGCCGCTCAGCACGGCATCGCCTCGGCGGCCGTCGTGGTTGCCCGGATGATCGGCATGCTCATCGGTGTTGCGGCGCTGTCCGCATGGGGCCTGTACAAGTTCAATCAATACCTGCAGGAGCGCCTCGCGGCGTTGCCGCCCGCGGACGCCGACTCCCCGGGTGGCCTCATCGTCGCCGCGACCGCCCGAGTCAGCGAGGCATCCCGCCAGGCGTACGTCCTGCAGTACGGCGAAATTTTCAAGATCACGTGTCTGGTGTGCATCGTCGGGGCCGCCATCGCCCTGCTGATCAGCGGTCGTGACGAGCACGCTGACGAGCCCGAACCCGTCGAAGACGGTCCGCAGCGGGTGCGGGTCGGTTCACCAGCTGATGACAACCCGACTCAGGCGATCGAGACGCCGACACACCATATTTCGAGGCAGTCTGCGGATGACACGGCCCGCCTGGAACAACCCGGGGGCCATCGCCGACCCGAGTGAATCCGGGTCAACAGCGCTCGAGTCCCCTGCCCATCAGGGTGTGCTCGGGCAGTGAATGGGGCTCATCGCCCGACAGACCCCTGATCGCGTCCCGGATCAACGTCTTGAGGTTTCGGGGATCCATTGGCCGATCACAGAGCCAGTCCTGCAATGCAGTCATGCTCGTCGTCCTTCGCTCGTGCTCACCCGCGCAGCTCGTCGGTGAAAGCGCGATATCCGGCAGAAATCACAGCCGAACCAAATTGGCCGACTCTGGTACGAGTGTACCGACCTGAACGGCCCTGTTTGTTGCTCACCACGCCGGGTATGCGTGAAAAAGCGACGATCAAAGGACAACAATTCATGGCAACTTCACTGAATGGCAAGACTATTGCGTTCCTGGTCGCGCCCGAAGGCGTTGAGCAGGTCGAACTGACCGAACCGTGGAAGGCGGTTGAAGAGGCAGGCGGGACACCTGAACTCGTGTCGACCGAAGTCGGCAAGGTCCAAGGCTTCAACCATTTGACGCCGGCCGACACGTTCGAGGCGGACAAGGCTGCTGGCAGCGTGTCCGCGTCCGACTACGCCGCGCTGGTGCTGCCTGGCGGTGTCGCCAATCCCGACTTTCTACGCACGAACAGCGATGCCGTCGCCTTCGCCAAGGGCTTCTTCGACGAAGGAAAACCCGTCGCGGTCATCTGCCACGGGCCGTGGACGCTGATCGAGGCCGATGTGGTGCGCGGCCGCACGCTCACCTCATGGCCCAGCGTCAAAACGGACCTCGTCAACGCCGGCGCAAATTGGGTCGACGACGAAGTCGTCGAATGCTCGCGCGGCCCAAACACATTGGTTTCGAGTCGCAAACCCGATGACCTGCCCGCCTTCTGCGAGGCGTTGGTCGGGGCTGTTTCAAAGGTCACATCGTAGCCAAACCCGACCCGCGAACGTGCAACCGTCGGTAACGTCGCCAGCATGCTGATGGCCGCGCTGCGCGACATGCAGTGGCGACGACGGCGATTCGTCATCGCGATCCTGTCGACCGCGATCATCTTCGCGATGACACTCGTTCTCACCGGTCTGGCCAACGGGTTCCGCGTGGAGGCCGACAAGACCGTCGATTCTCTCGGCGTCGACCTTTTCATCGTCAAGGCCGGTGCGTCAGGTCCGTTCGTCGGGGCGACGCCGTATGCGCCGGTGGAGCTGCGCAGGATCGCTAACGCGCCCGGCGTGGAGGCAGCCGCACCCCTCGCCTATGCAGGCGGAACTGCCACGCTCGACGGTTCGACGCGAAATGTGGACATCTTCGGGGCGCCGGAGAACGGCCCCGGCATGCCAGCGGTCTCAGCGGGCCGACCGCCGTCGACACGGGACGAAGTGGCGGTTTCTTCCACGCTGGGCAAGGGCGTCGACGACGAGGTCGAAATCGCCTCGCGGAAGCTGCGCATCGTCGGCATCGTCGAGAACTCCACCGCGCTGGCGAATCTGCCTAACGTGTTCCTCACCACCGAGGGCGCCCAGCAACTGGTGTACGCGGGCGAACCCCTCGTCGCATCGATCGGTGTGCGCGGCACACTCGAGGAGGCGCCCCCCGGATACCGCGCAATCGACCGCGAGGGCGCCGTCGAAGATCTGCTTCGGCCGCTGAAGGTGGCCGTCAATTCGATCACGATCGTGGCCGTTCTGCTGTGGGTGGTCGCCGCGCTCGTAGTGGGTTCGGTGATCTATCTGTCGGCACTCGAGCGTCTCCGAGACTTCGCGGTGTTCAAGGCGATTGGGGTGCCCACCAAATCCATCGCGGCCGGGCTCGCGATGCAGGCGGTCATCGTTGCGCTGCTCGCTGCGCTCGTCGGCGCTGGGCTCTCCATGTTGCTAGGACCCTTGTTCCCTATGCAAGTAATCGTGCCCGGCGAGGCATTCGTCGCGTTGCCTGTCATCGCCATAGTCATCGGGTTGATCGCCAGCGCAACAGGTTTGCACCGGGCGGTCGCCGTGGACCCCGCCCTCGCGTTCGGAGGTCCCTGACTCTTGGGCGATCTCAGCATTCAGGACCTGGTGGTCGAATACGCCAGTGGCGCCGACACCGTCCGCCCCATCGACGGCTTCAATCTCGATGTGTCCGCCGGTTCGCTGGTGATTCTGATGGGCCCGAGCGGGTGCGGCAAGACGACGCTCCTGTCGTGTCTCGGCGGCATCTTGAAGCCGACTTCGGGCGCCATCAAGTTTGGCAACGTCGACGTGACATCGCTTGAAGGCCATGAGCTTTCGAATTACCGACGCGAAACCGTAGGCATCGTCTTTCAGGCGTTCAACCTCGTGCCCAGTCTCACCGCGCTCGAGAATGTCATGGTGCCGCTCCTCGCGGCGGGCCAACCGCGCCGGGTGGCCCACAAGCGCGCCGGACAACTGCTTGCGCGCGTCGGCCTGGAGGAGCGGATGTCTCATCGTCCGGGTGATCTCAGCGGGGGCCAACAGCAGCGAGTGGCGGTCGCACGTGCGATAGCTCTCGATCCGCCGCTGATACTGGCTGACGAACCCACCGCACACCTGGACTTCATTCAGGTGGAGGAGGTACTGCGGCTCATCCGCGAACTGGCCAGCGGCGACCGGATGGTCGTCGTCGCGACCCATGACAGCCGGATTCTGCCGCTGGCCGATCGCGTCGTCGAACTCGTTCCGGATTTCGCGTCGACGGACCGCGCCCCCGACACCATCGAGTTGGAGGCCGGCGACGTGCTCTTCGAGCAGGGCACTATGGGCGAACTGATCTACGTCGTCTCCGAGGGTGAGCTCGAGATCGTCCGCGAGTTGGCCAGCGGTGGTGAGGAATTGCAGAAGCTGGCCAAGCGCGGCGACTACCTCGGCGAGATCGGGCCGGTGTTCCACCTGCCCCGCTCGGCGACGGTGCGGGCGCGCACCGACGCGACGGTCATCGGCTATACCGTGCGCGCCTTCCGCGAGCGCCTTGGCCTCGGCGGTGTGCGCGATCTGATCGAGCACCGACCGCTGAACACCGATCCCGATTCCGAACCTGAAGCCGACTAATTCGGCACCAGGCTGAGTAGCACGTCGGGCCCTATCGACTCGACACTGTCGAACCGCCAGCGCTGCGCGTGCGCGATCGACAGCACGCCGACGTCATCGATGGCGGTGATCGGGCCGCCCAAGAGAATGGGGCCGATGTAGGCCAGGATGCGGTTGATCACGCCGGCGCGCAGAAACGCGCCCGCCAAAGTCGGTCCGCCCTCCAGCAGCACATCCGTCCGGTCCGACAGCGCCTTGATGACCTCGTGCGGATCTCGGGTCCTGATCACCATCGTCCGCGAGTCGTCATTCAGAACCCTTGCTTCAGAGGATATTTCGCGTTCCCCCACCACCACGCGTAACGGCTGGCGTTCCGCCAGGGTGCCGTCCGGCAACCGCGCGGTCAGCAGCGGGTCGTCCACGAACACCGTACCGGTGCCGACGAGCACCGCGTCGGCCACAGCGCGTCTGCGGTGCACGTCGGCGCGCGCTGCCTCGCTGGTGATCCACTGACTGGAGCCGTCCGCCGCGGCGCTTCGACCGTCGACACTGGTGGCGAATTTCCATGTCACGTGCGGCTGCCCGGTGCGCTGTTTGTGTAACCACTCCCGCAACGGTCCACCGGCGACGTGATCAGCCAGCACGCCCGCGGTCACGTCGAGTCCGATGTCGGCCAGCCGCGACGCCCCGCCCGCCGCTACCGGGTTCGGATCCGCGACGGCGTATGCCACCGCCGAAACACCGGCCGCGACAAGCGCATCCACGCAGGGCGGAGTGCGGCCATGGTGGTTACACGGTTCCAGCGTCACCACCGCCGTGCCGCCGACGGCGCGCTCCCCCGCCCTGCGCAGCGCGAGCACTTCGGCGTGCGGGCCTCCCGGCGGCTCGGTCGCCCCGACACCGGCGACGTCGTTGTCGCTGTCCAGGATCACCGCGCCCACCGGCGGATTGGGATATGTCGCGCCCTTGACGCGGTTCGATTGTTCGATCGCCAGCCGCATCGCGGCCTCGAGGTTCATAGCTGAAGATGGGTGGATGCGTCTGCCGCCCGGCGGCGCAACGACTCCACAGCGACGGCGGGGTCCGCCGCGCTGTAGACGGCCGAGCCGGCCACGAAGCAGTCCACTCCGGCCAGCGCCGCCTCTTCGATGGTGTCAGCGTTGATGCCGCCGTCGATCTCGACCACGATCGTCAGCTCCCCTGCGTCGACGAGTCGGCGAATGGTGCCGACTTTCGGCAGTACCTCGGGGATGAACTTCTGGCCACCGAATCCCGGCTCGACGGACATGATCAGCACGGTGTCGAACTCCCGCAGGATCTCCAGATACGGCTCGATCGGCGTGCCGGGTTTGACGGATAGCCCGGCCTTCGCGCCCGCGGCGCGAATGTCGCGTGCCACGCCGACCGGGTTGTCAGTCGCCT contains:
- a CDS encoding bifunctional 3,4-dihydroxy-2-butanone-4-phosphate synthase/GTP cyclohydrolase II — its product is MTRLDTVERAVADIAAGKAVVVIDDEDRENEGDLIFAAEKATPELVAFMVRYTSGYLCVPLDGAVCDKLGLLPMFAVNQDKHGTAYTVTVDAKKGVGTGISASDRATTMRLLADPTSIADDFTRPGHVVPLRAKDGGVLRRPGHTEAAVDLARLAGLQPAGAICEIVSQKDEGAMAQTDELRVFADEHDLALISIADLIEWRRKHEKHIERIAEARIPTRHGEFRAVGYSSIYEDVEHVALVRGDIAGPHGDGHDVLVRVHSECLTGDVFGSRRCDCGPQLDAALAMVAREGRGIVLYMRGHEGRGIGLMHKLQAYQLQDAGEDTVDANLKLGLPADARDYGIGAQILVDLGVRSMRLLTNNPAKRVGLDGYGLHIIERVPLPVRANAENIRYLMTKRDRMGHDLIGLDEYHEAVTMDSYEEGVYLLGDRDRTAPERDLGGAL
- a CDS encoding LppX_LprAFG lipoprotein, producing MPTRLLAIFAALFTSVALLAGCSSSEDNSNLPDAATLLQQSAETTKSQTSAHLLLTVQGEIAALPIESLEGDLTLKPAVAAEGKANLSFLGTRLEGVGFVVVDGTLYAAITAGTYQDFGPAADVYDVSALLSPEKGVGNVISNFSDPKAEGRETINGVKTVRVTGKISVDAVNAIAPQLAVTEPIPGTAWIAEEGDHELVQVKMEPAQGQSVTITISDWGKPVTVNKPTV
- a CDS encoding GNAT family N-acetyltransferase, which codes for MTAKVIRFAESDWRVFAAIRLRALTDALGEQDPQYQKEAGFTAAQWRRRLRNHAQFATLVDGRPVGLIAAQQENTDSVYLYSLWLDPIVRGRGLARPLVAAAVDWARNEGVQTITLRVASGNLAARAVYESLGFRFVAASDNATARDEVAMTLSVS
- a CDS encoding type 1 glutamine amidotransferase domain-containing protein, with product MATSLNGKTIAFLVAPEGVEQVELTEPWKAVEEAGGTPELVSTEVGKVQGFNHLTPADTFEADKAAGSVSASDYAALVLPGGVANPDFLRTNSDAVAFAKGFFDEGKPVAVICHGPWTLIEADVVRGRTLTSWPSVKTDLVNAGANWVDDEVVECSRGPNTLVSSRKPDDLPAFCEALVGAVSKVTS
- a CDS encoding riboflavin synthase, yielding MFTGIVEEMGEIVGKEDLGDFARFAIRGPIVTSDAGHGDSIAVNGVCLTVVEVRSDGAFTADVMGETLARSSLRGVGVGSRVNLERAAAVNSRLGGHIVQGHVDGTGHVIARTPAQHWEVVRIALPMALSRYVVEKGSITVDGVSLTVSAVGHDWFEISLIPTTLELTTLGRAGVGTSVNLEVDIIAKYVERLLDAKDGLIDGSGD
- the ribH gene encoding 6,7-dimethyl-8-ribityllumazine synthase, which codes for MSGGAGVPDLPQLDASGLTLAIVASTWHGTICDALLDGARKIATDAGISDPTVVRVLGAIEIPVVAQALAATHDAVVALGVVIRGQTPHFDYVCDAVTQGLTRVSLDASTPVANGVLTTNTEEQALDRAGLPDSAEDKGAQAAAAAISTAMTLRDLRRPRS
- a CDS encoding gamma-glutamyltransferase family protein, which encodes MRFSALTKVIAPLTGVVVVLAGCAADENAEPDAAGPCAIVANGTPAPKAPASSTVTTSRNISTNPAVATGYRKDMTAVRTSTYSVATANPLSTQAACEVLRDGGTAADALVAAQAVLGLVEPQSSGLGGGGFLLYYDAAADSVQAYDGREVAPAAATENYLRWISDTDRTEPKPDTRASGRSIGVPGIVLLMQEVHAEHGKTGWRDLFSPAVTLADDGFKISTRMAAAIAGAASQLKLDPQAAEYFLNPDGSAKSEGTVLTNPAYAKTLGVIASDPQSFYTGAIAGDIADAVADISGGRTPGMMTREDLAGYAVKMREALCSPYRGKVICGMPPPSSGGIAVASTLGILEHFAMAGHKPTDIDLNGGRPSVMGVHLISEAERLAYADRDKYVADTDFVPLPGGTPNTLINTDYLAGRAALISEQRSMGTAKPGEFGPPTTPVPPPPEHGTSQISIIDARGNAASMTTTIESSFGSFHMVDGFILNNQLTDFSAEPTGPDGAPVANRIQPGKRPRSSMGPTLVFDAADQPGTRGPLYATLGSPGGSVIIQFVVKTIVGMVDWGLDPQQAVSMVDFGAANTPKTNVGGEHPVIDTSDNGDHDPLVVGLRKLGHQVDLADQTSGLSAIIRYNDGFIGGADPRREGLVMGDTR
- a CDS encoding PH domain-containing protein is translated as MSDWDVEIRPHLTPYFAYGAAALILAAHVTVGALLKIASTGVIFQTADQVAIALLGVVIAALVLMFARPRVRVGAQGIAVRNLLTYRLIGWADVVGVSFHPGARWARVDLPDDEYVPVLAIQAVDKERAVEAMETVRKLLARYKGINSR
- a CDS encoding ABC transporter permease, which codes for MLMAALRDMQWRRRRFVIAILSTAIIFAMTLVLTGLANGFRVEADKTVDSLGVDLFIVKAGASGPFVGATPYAPVELRRIANAPGVEAAAPLAYAGGTATLDGSTRNVDIFGAPENGPGMPAVSAGRPPSTRDEVAVSSTLGKGVDDEVEIASRKLRIVGIVENSTALANLPNVFLTTEGAQQLVYAGEPLVASIGVRGTLEEAPPGYRAIDREGAVEDLLRPLKVAVNSITIVAVLLWVVAALVVGSVIYLSALERLRDFAVFKAIGVPTKSIAAGLAMQAVIVALLAALVGAGLSMLLGPLFPMQVIVPGEAFVALPVIAIVIGLIASATGLHRAVAVDPALAFGGP
- a CDS encoding MFS transporter, with the protein product MQASTETAQPVTAGRRIAISAGSLAVLLGALDTYVVITIIRDIMNDVGIAVNQIQRVTPIVTVYLLGYIAAMPLLGRASDRFGRKMLLQVSLAGFAVGSVVTAMSTDLDILVIGRLIQGIASGALLPVTLALAADLWSSRKRAAVLGGVGAAQELGSVLGPIYGILLLWAFGHWQSVFWVNVPLALVAMVMIHFSLPARQKPENPEKIDVVGGLLLALTLGLATWGLYNPAPDGKEVLPRNGVILLIGALIAAVAFFVWERFAKTRLIEPAGVHFRPFLAALGASLVAGAALMVTLVNVELFGQGVLDKDQIEAALLLLRFLVALPIGALLGGWIATKLGDRIVACVGLLIAAGGYYLVSGWPADVLSARHDLGFISLPMLDTDLAIAGLGLGLVIGPLTSATLRVVPAAQHGIASAAVVVARMIGMLIGVAALSAWGLYKFNQYLQERLAALPPADADSPGGLIVAATARVSEASRQAYVLQYGEIFKITCLVCIVGAAIALLISGRDEHADEPEPVEDGPQRVRVGSPADDNPTQAIETPTHHISRQSADDTARLEQPGGHRRPE